In Erigeron canadensis isolate Cc75 chromosome 1, C_canadensis_v1, whole genome shotgun sequence, a single window of DNA contains:
- the LOC122585489 gene encoding uncharacterized protein LOC122585489, whose protein sequence is MSTTEDASKKTARPELVKMNAAFKLAEKWVSNMTATTDKESTRVVLEARPPGLGIGAVVPRHQPNVALSNDPVERKLRALTDAGKRKFSKIEEENKSTPRDEGTDDEDEETESRTKAFVKKKAPSLPSSLPTNNKNK, encoded by the exons ATGAGCACAACAGAGGATGCATCCAAGAAAACCGCCCGTCCCGAATTAGTGAAGATGAATGCAGCGTTTAAACTG GCTGAAAAATGGGTTAGTAACATGACTGCAACCACTGATAAAGAATCTACTCGAGTTGTCTTAGAGGCTCGACCTCCGGG GCTTGGAATAGGTGCAGTTGTTCCCCGCCATCAACCCAACGTCGCATTGTCAAATGATCCCGTTGAAAGAAAGTTACGCGCCTTAACAGATGCTGGAAAGCGAAAATTTTCCAAAATTGAGGAGGAAAATAAGTCGACCCCACGAGATGAAGGGACTGATGACGAGGATGAAGAAACCGAAAGCAGAACTAAAgcatttgttaaaaagaaagcaCCCAGTTTGCCTTCATCTCTACccacaaataataaaaacaagtaA
- the LOC122588659 gene encoding protein DYAD-like: METYHRKRSRRGTSINATTNNEMISLKRKENCSVLDGSKVQTPPFDRQLLLIDNNEDGQCDEVELGSVYEIYHKNFPPRTPVQLRCTRVVMVSEKTDLNVAIRYPSILSLRTYFSDGSNEMYPALDEKFVMGTKLASKVLLRQVPSQEFAAKKHLKGFWLVNPSPQQTVSSNVALKNENLGLARELKNNEMLRWGVRRQVMFIGRHKDKSNTQSSSSFVNGDDQEDAEQEENDEETKEEEEVEEEEEEEEEEEAQDEDDDEDADQKVVEMQITRKLRKRKKPNKQVGYIWQVKKKPMKKCKKLAIKSPTDRWSKERYDAAELGLLEAMKEKQAKIGNPITRPQLRIEARKRIGDTGLLDHLLKHVANKVAPGGKLRFRRSHNVDGAMEYWLEDANLVNIRKEAGVTDPFWTPPPGWKPGDSPTQDPVMAKQLNHLKEEFSTIKREIKEVIKHQEESKAIVVSEVVDKSPTQVMDICNFILNGDFEKTDANNSLLSKENSKKQMVVISDFLKKLQAWMQVTEVGKEETTQMESVRPKAAGSELITTTPETVVPNAHKASQKPKTTVADKNQKVVLRLESAAGAHQETSEKESTALKLQATGGASLQPPPSPPEGKADKIERLKSGFRLCKPQGTFLWPDMVQPTTTTTSSKSASNIIMQQQADDSLTAPTPPSVNSCTPPLPPYHHPHLGLPSPVKPKPERPPVTGTTTTTTPFINLNDIPTSPSLSTPPIIKFVSSGLKGGSWEAYSAGSKKRKSSSSSSNNSSTSPSPSPSSAGAPSCLSNTGTPHWLAANSSTKGQKWF, from the exons ATGGAAACTTACCATCGGAAAAGATCTAGAAGAGGTACCTCCATCAATGCCACTACCAACAAT GAAATGATTAGcttaaaaaggaaagaaaattgCAGCGTGTTAGATGGCTCAAAAGTACAGACACCACCTTTTGACAGACAGCTTCTGCTTATTGATAACAATG AGGATGGTCAATGTGATGAAGTTGAATTGGGCTCTGTTTATGAGatttatcataaaaattttCCTCCTAGAACTCCTGTTCAGCTTCGGTGTACTCGCGTTGTTATG GTGAGTGAGAAGACAGATTTGAATGTTGCTATAAGGTACCCAAGTATTCTGTCACTGAGGACATATTTTAGCGATGGAAGCAATGAGATGTACCCTGCTTTAGATGAAAAGTTTGTAATGGGAACTAAGCTTGCAAGTAAAGTGCTTTTAAGGCAAGTCCCATCTCAAGAATTTGCTGCAAAGAAGCATTTGAAAGGTTTTTGGTTGGTCAACCCAAGTCCTCAGCAAACTGTGTCATCAAATGTTGCTTTGAAAAATGAGAATCTTGGGTTGGCTAGGGAGCTGAAGAATAATGAGATGCTGAGGTGGGGTGTTAGAAGGCAAGTTATGTTTATTGGGAGGCATAAAGATAAAAGCAATACACAGTCATCTTCGAGTTTTGTTAATGGTGATGATCAAGAAGAT gctgaacaaGAGGAGAATGATGAGGAAactaaagaagaagaagaagtagaagaagaagaagaagaagaggaagaagaagaagctcaagatgaggatgatgatgaggatgctGATCAGAAAGTAGTGGAGATGCAAATTACTagaaagttgagaaaaagaaagaagccTAATAAACAAGTTGGTTACATATGGCAAGTTAAGAAAAAGCCTATgaaaaaatgcaagaaattaGCCATCAAGAGTCCCACAGATAGATGGTCAAAGGAGAG GTATGATGCTGCTGAACTAGGTCTTTTAGAAGCAATGAAGGAAAAGCAAGCAAAGATAGGCAATCCAATTACAAGGCCTCAACTTAGAATTGAAGCAAGAAAGAGAATAGGTGACACTGGCCTCTTAGACCACCTCCTCAAACACGTCGCAAACAAGGTGGCACCTGGTGGCAAGTTACGGTTTAGACGGTCACACAATGTTGATGGTGCCATGGAATACTGGCTTGAAGATGCAAACCTTGTTAATATCAGGAAAGAGGCTGGTGTTACCGACCCTTTCTGGACTCCACCACCAGGTTGGAAACCCGGTGATTCTCCTACACAAGATCCTGTTATGGCTAAACAGTTAAATCATCTGAAAGAAGAGTTTTCAACTATCAAAAG GGAGATCAAGGAGGTGATCAAACATCAAGAGGAAAGTAAAGCTATTGTGGTTTCTGAAGTTGTTGACAAAAGTCCAACACAAGTGATGGATATCTGTAACTTTATTTTGAATGGGGACTTTGAAAAAACTGATGCAAATAACTCACTATTGTCAAAG GAAAATAGCAAAAAGCAGATGGTGGTCATTTCAGATTTCCTTAAAAAGCTACAG GCATGGATGCAGGTTACAGAAGTTGGTAAGGAGGAGACAACCCAGATGGAATCAGTAAGACCAAAGGCAGCTGGCTCAGAATTAATTACCACAACACCAGAAACAGTAGTCCCCAATGCACATAAAGCTTCACAGAAGCCAAAAACCACAGTTGCTGATAAGAACCAAAAAGTGGTCCTAAGACTAGAGTCTGCAGCTGGTGCTCATCAGGAGACATCTGAGAAAGAAAGTACTGCTTTGAAGCTACAAGCAACAGGTGGTGCCAGTctacaaccaccaccatcacctccTGAGGGAAAAGCAGATAAAATTGAGAGGCTGAAAAGTGGATTCAGGCTTTGTAAACCACAAGGCACTTTCTTATGGCCAGATATGGTGcaacccaccaccaccactacctcATCTAAATCTGCTAGCAACATTATTATGCAGCAGCAGGCTGATGATTCATTGACTGCCCCAACTCCACCTTCTGTTAACTCCTGCACCCCACCACTTCCACCCTATCACCACCCCCACCTTGGTCTTCCATCTCCTGTCAAGCCTAAGCCAGAGAGACCCCCAGTCACCGGTACTACTACTACCACCACCCCATTCATTAACCTCAATGACATCCCCACATCCCCATCTCTTAGCACACCTCCAATTATT AAATTTGTGTCATCTGGTTTAAAGGGTGGTTCATGGGAAGCATATTCAGCTGGAAGCAAGAAACGAAAGagctcatcttcatcatctaatAATTCATCCACTTCGCCATCCCCTTCTCCTTCTTCAGCTGGTGCACCATCATGCTTGTCCAACACAGGAACTCCTCATTGGCTAGCAGCTAACTCATCAACCAAGGGTCAAAAATGGTTCTGA